Proteins encoded by one window of Clostridium cagae:
- the miaB gene encoding tRNA (N6-isopentenyl adenosine(37)-C2)-methylthiotransferase MiaB, which yields MIKFDDKQLNNIVEQDGDKHFFIETWGCQMNEEDSEKLSGMLKSQGYEETENRDEASIVIFNTCCVRENAENKVFGNLGRLKNQKEKNPNLIIALCGCMMQQKGMADEILSRFPYVDIIFGTHNAYKFPEYLHRVQVEGVQVKEIFDKETEIVEGVPIDRKSNVKAFVTIMYGCNNFCTYCVVPYVRGRERSRRPEDIENEIKELVSSGYKEITLLGQNVNSYGKGLEEEITFAQLLRRINEIDGLERLRFMTSHPKDLTLDVVYAIRDCDKLCEQIHLPVQSGSNEILQKMNRHYNKEQYLELAKKIREEIPDVTFSTDIIVGFPGETEEDFEETINLVKEVRYDAAFTFIYSRRNHTPADKMENQIPDDVKHDRFNRLVAAVNEGIVVGNKAAEGKIYEVLVEGTSKNNENKLTGRTRNAKLVNFDGCKEMIGKLVKVKIIEAKSFSLVGEVVE from the coding sequence ATGATAAAATTTGATGATAAACAGCTTAATAATATTGTTGAGCAAGATGGAGATAAACACTTCTTTATTGAAACATGGGGTTGTCAAATGAATGAAGAAGATTCTGAGAAACTTTCTGGAATGCTTAAGTCTCAAGGTTATGAAGAAACAGAAAATAGAGATGAAGCTTCAATTGTAATTTTCAATACATGTTGTGTAAGAGAAAATGCTGAAAATAAAGTTTTTGGAAATCTTGGAAGATTAAAAAATCAAAAAGAAAAAAATCCCAATTTAATAATAGCGCTATGTGGTTGTATGATGCAACAAAAGGGGATGGCAGATGAGATTTTAAGTAGATTCCCCTACGTTGACATAATATTTGGAACTCATAATGCATACAAGTTCCCTGAATATTTGCATAGAGTTCAAGTTGAGGGAGTTCAAGTTAAAGAAATTTTTGATAAAGAAACTGAAATTGTAGAAGGTGTTCCGATAGATAGAAAAAGCAATGTAAAAGCTTTTGTTACTATAATGTATGGATGTAATAATTTTTGCACGTATTGTGTTGTTCCTTATGTAAGAGGAAGAGAAAGAAGTAGAAGACCAGAAGATATAGAAAATGAAATAAAAGAATTAGTTTCTAGTGGATATAAGGAAATTACTTTACTTGGGCAAAACGTAAATTCTTATGGTAAAGGTCTTGAAGAAGAAATTACATTTGCACAACTTTTAAGAAGAATTAATGAAATAGATGGACTTGAAAGATTAAGATTTATGACATCTCATCCTAAAGATTTAACTTTAGATGTAGTTTATGCTATAAGAGATTGCGATAAACTTTGTGAACAAATACATTTACCTGTACAAAGTGGTAGTAATGAAATATTACAAAAAATGAATAGACATTATAATAAAGAACAATATTTAGAATTAGCTAAAAAAATAAGAGAAGAAATTCCAGATGTAACATTCTCAACAGATATAATAGTTGGATTCCCTGGAGAAACTGAAGAAGATTTTGAGGAAACAATTAACCTAGTAAAAGAAGTCAGATATGATGCTGCGTTTACTTTCATATATTCAAGAAGAAATCACACGCCAGCAGATAAAATGGAAAATCAAATTCCTGATGATGTTAAACATGATAGATTTAATAGGCTTGTGGCAGCTGTTAATGAAGGAATTGTTGTTGGAAATAAAGCTGCTGAAGGAAAGATATATGAAGTTTTAGTTGAAGGAACTAGTAAGAATAATGAAAATAAATTAACTGGTAGAACAAGAAATGCTAAGCTTGTAAACTTTGATGGCTGTAAAGAAATGATAGGAAAACTTGTTAAGGTGAAAATAATTGAAGCTAAATCATTTTCTTTAGTAGGAGAAGTTGTAGAGTAG
- the ybaK gene encoding Cys-tRNA(Pro) deacylase — protein sequence MAKESKTNAMRILDRSKIEYTTYNYQNKDGKIDGVAVAHKINKNEQEVFKTLVTQGHSKDFYVYVVPVAQELDMKKAAKAASEKSIEMIHVKDINKITGYIRGGCSPIGMKKAFKTFFHNTALNYKTIVFSGGKIGSQIEMNPKQLENILDCTFVDIVK from the coding sequence ATGGCAAAAGAAAGTAAGACTAATGCTATGAGAATTTTAGATAGGAGTAAAATAGAATATACCACTTATAATTATCAAAATAAAGATGGAAAAATAGATGGTGTAGCTGTTGCTCATAAAATAAATAAAAATGAACAGGAAGTTTTTAAAACTTTGGTAACTCAGGGACACTCAAAAGACTTTTATGTATATGTTGTTCCAGTTGCACAAGAACTAGATATGAAAAAAGCTGCAAAAGCTGCATCTGAAAAAAGTATTGAAATGATTCATGTTAAAGACATTAATAAAATAACAGGATATATAAGAGGTGGATGCTCTCCTATCGGAATGAAGAAAGCATTTAAAACTTTTTTTCATAACACTGCTTTGAATTATAAAACAATAGTATTTAGTGGTGGTAAAATCGGATCTCAAATCGAAATGAACCCAAAGCAATTAGAAAATATACTAGATTGTACTTTTGTAGATATAGTCAAATAG
- a CDS encoding tyrosine recombinase XerC, with translation MNYDIEFFNNNDLPNSVIDFLNYLETIKNKSTNTIAAYKKDLTIFFRFMKLYRGLIKEKNTEFEEIDIRDIDDDFLKSIKLRDLYAFMSFIEKYRNNSAYARARKVATLKSFFKFLQGKAKIIVDNPTIELESPKINKRQPVYLTLDQSIHLLNSLDQSNKNYARDYCILILFLNCGMRLSELCGISIEKIRDDILTIIGKGNKERTVYLNAACLKAIENYMRIRDDSKALPENKKFLFLSSHNKPINQRTVEIMIKKHIKNAGLTDGKYTPHKLRHTAATLMYKYGEVDIRSLQNILGHENISTTQIYTHVDDDTLRDAVKSNPLSKL, from the coding sequence ATGAATTATGATATTGAATTTTTCAATAACAATGACTTACCAAATTCGGTAATAGATTTTTTGAATTATTTAGAAACAATAAAAAATAAATCTACAAATACAATAGCTGCATACAAAAAAGATTTAACTATATTCTTTAGATTCATGAAATTATATCGAGGACTTATTAAGGAAAAAAATACAGAATTCGAAGAAATAGATATTAGAGATATTGATGATGACTTTTTAAAAAGTATAAAGCTTAGAGATTTATATGCTTTTATGTCGTTTATAGAAAAATATAGAAATAATAGTGCTTATGCTAGAGCTAGAAAAGTCGCTACTTTAAAATCTTTCTTTAAGTTCTTACAAGGAAAAGCTAAAATAATTGTGGACAACCCTACAATTGAATTAGAATCCCCTAAGATAAATAAAAGGCAGCCAGTATATCTTACTTTAGATCAAAGTATACACTTATTAAATTCATTAGATCAAAGTAATAAAAATTATGCTAGAGACTATTGCATATTAATTTTATTTTTAAATTGTGGAATGCGTCTTTCTGAATTATGTGGTATATCCATCGAAAAAATTAGAGATGATATTTTAACTATTATAGGTAAAGGTAATAAAGAACGTACAGTTTATTTAAATGCAGCTTGTTTAAAAGCAATTGAAAATTACATGAGAATTAGAGATGATTCCAAAGCTTTACCAGAAAATAAAAAATTTTTATTTTTATCTTCTCATAATAAACCAATAAATCAAAGAACAGTTGAAATAATGATAAAAAAACATATAAAAAATGCCGGTTTAACAGATGGAAAATATACTCCTCATAAGCTAAGGCACACTGCTGCTACGCTTATGTATAAGTATGGAGAAGTAGATATAAGAAGTTTACAAAATATATTAGGTCATGAAAACATTTCTACTACTCAAATTTACACCCATGTAGATGATGATACATTAAGAGATGCTGTAAAATCAAATCCACTATCAAAATTATAA
- a CDS encoding YtxH domain-containing protein — MKRKSILALLLATLLACSMFIGCGYKNTSDDSKTNMKEAGENVKEDVKDLGNDVKDATKDAGETIKYTAINFKDDVVNAGHEVKDAVNGSKKDYFSGTETDYMVGNDYVRVYEYDDSNKIDEDIKRISDDGMTIEGASVDYTAKPYYYKKGNTLVVYEGNDPTYVNQFKETLGEPIK; from the coding sequence ATGAAAAGAAAATCAATTTTAGCCTTACTATTGGCTACATTGTTAGCATGTTCAATGTTTATAGGATGTGGATATAAAAATACTTCTGATGATTCTAAAACAAACATGAAAGAAGCAGGAGAAAATGTTAAAGAAGATGTTAAAGATTTAGGTAATGATGTTAAAGATGCAACAAAGGATGCTGGAGAAACCATAAAATATACAGCAATAAACTTTAAAGATGATGTAGTAAATGCTGGCCATGAAGTTAAAGATGCAGTAAATGGAAGTAAAAAAGATTATTTTAGTGGAACAGAAACTGACTATATGGTCGGAAATGATTATGTTAGAGTTTATGAATATGATGATTCTAATAAAATTGATGAAGATATAAAAAGAATATCTGATGATGGAATGACAATAGAAGGGGCAAGCGTAGATTATACTGCAAAACCTTATTATTATAAAAAAGGCAATACCTTAGTTGTATATGAAGGTAATGATCCTACATACGTTAATCAATTTAAAGAAACTTTAGGTGAACCTATAAAATAA
- the lexA gene encoding transcriptional repressor LexA: MIESKDRQTEIYEFLKLYIENKGYPPSVREICEAVSLRSTSTVHGHLKRLEKKGLIRRDPTKPRALEIVRSNRDKKEMINIPIVGKITAGMPILATENIEDSFPIPLDYIKHDNELFMLRVSGESMVNAGIRNNDLAIIESCQTALNGDIVVALIDEEATIKRFFKEKDHIRLQPENDSMNPIIVDNCSVLGKLVGIFRSY, translated from the coding sequence ATGATAGAGAGTAAGGACAGACAAACGGAGATTTATGAATTTTTAAAATTATATATAGAAAATAAGGGCTATCCACCTTCAGTAAGAGAAATATGTGAAGCTGTTTCATTAAGATCTACCTCTACTGTACATGGTCACTTGAAAAGATTAGAAAAAAAGGGGTTAATCAGAAGAGATCCAACAAAACCAAGAGCATTAGAAATAGTTAGAAGTAATAGAGATAAAAAAGAAATGATAAACATACCTATAGTTGGCAAAATTACAGCTGGTATGCCTATATTAGCAACTGAAAATATAGAAGATTCATTTCCTATACCTCTTGATTATATAAAACACGATAATGAATTATTTATGTTAAGAGTATCTGGTGAAAGTATGGTTAATGCGGGAATAAGAAATAATGATTTAGCAATTATTGAAAGCTGTCAAACTGCATTGAACGGAGATATTGTTGTTGCATTAATAGATGAAGAAGCAACAATTAAACGATTTTTTAAAGAAAAAGATCATATAAGATTACAACCTGAAAATGATTCTATGAATCCAATAATAGTTGATAATTGTTCTGTTTTAGGTAAATTAGTTGGAATATTTAGATCTTACTAA
- a CDS encoding methionine gamma-lyase family protein — protein sequence MLKKTEEFLINKYNVSEEAFKLYKQALKETKDIFEEYDEIREFNQLKVLKAFQEERISESHFTNTTGYGLDDFGRDTLDRVYARIFKAELGLVRPNFVSGTHAIGAAMMGNVRPGDKILCVSGMPYDTLLGVLGLADKKTKGSLDEYNIKTDVIELDENGKFKFDKIKETLKSDKAIKLIHIQRSTGYASRKSFLVSEIEEVIKCIKEVREDVVIFVDNCYGEFIEEIEPTEVGADLMAGSLMKNIGGGIAPGGGYIVGKKEYVEQASYRFTVPGIGGEYGATYGLMRSLYQGLFSAPHVSMEAVKTAIFCAKTMELAGFKGFPSSTDKRTDIIQAIQFGDPTKLIQFCNGIQAASPIDAFAVCEPWAMPGYDSEIIMAAGAFISGSTIELSADGPIREPYIAYMQGGLNFDHGKIGILIGLSKVLEVK from the coding sequence ATGTTAAAGAAAACAGAAGAATTTCTTATTAATAAGTACAATGTTAGTGAGGAAGCATTTAAATTATACAAACAAGCTCTAAAAGAAACAAAAGATATCTTTGAAGAGTACGATGAAATAAGAGAATTTAATCAACTTAAAGTATTAAAAGCTTTTCAAGAAGAGAGAATAAGTGAATCACATTTTACTAATACAACAGGATATGGACTTGATGATTTCGGAAGAGATACTTTAGATAGAGTTTATGCTAGAATATTTAAAGCAGAATTAGGATTAGTTAGACCAAACTTTGTAAGTGGAACTCATGCTATAGGCGCTGCTATGATGGGGAATGTAAGACCTGGTGATAAAATACTGTGTGTTTCAGGAATGCCTTATGATACACTTTTAGGAGTATTAGGACTTGCTGATAAAAAAACTAAAGGTTCATTAGATGAATATAATATAAAAACAGATGTTATTGAATTAGATGAGAATGGAAAATTTAAATTTGATAAAATTAAAGAAACATTAAAAAGTGATAAAGCTATAAAGCTAATACATATACAAAGAAGCACAGGATATGCTTCTAGAAAATCTTTCTTAGTTTCAGAAATTGAAGAAGTAATAAAATGCATAAAGGAAGTAAGAGAAGATGTTGTAATATTTGTAGATAACTGTTATGGGGAATTTATAGAAGAAATTGAACCGACAGAAGTTGGAGCAGATCTTATGGCAGGATCTCTTATGAAAAACATAGGTGGAGGTATTGCTCCAGGTGGTGGATACATAGTTGGTAAAAAAGAGTATGTTGAACAAGCATCTTATAGATTTACTGTTCCTGGAATAGGAGGAGAGTATGGTGCAACTTACGGACTTATGAGAAGTTTATATCAAGGATTATTTTCAGCACCACATGTTTCTATGGAGGCTGTAAAAACAGCAATATTCTGTGCTAAAACAATGGAGCTTGCTGGATTTAAAGGATTCCCATCATCCACTGATAAAAGAACTGATATAATACAAGCTATACAATTTGGTGATCCTACAAAATTAATTCAATTTTGTAACGGAATTCAAGCGGCTTCACCAATTGATGCATTTGCTGTGTGTGAACCATGGGCAATGCCAGGATATGATAGTGAAATAATAATGGCAGCTGGTGCATTTATATCTGGATCAACAATTGAATTATCTGCAGATGGTCCAATAAGAGAACCTTATATAGCTTATATGCAAGGTGGTTTAAATTTTGATCACGGTAAAATAGGAATTTTAATAGGATTAAGTAAAGTACTTGAAGTAAAATAA
- the hfq gene encoding RNA chaperone Hfq — protein MNKQQNNLQDIFLNSARKNKMPVTIYLSTGFQINGTVKGFDSFTVILDSEGKQMLIYKHAITTVTPEKPILFVNNES, from the coding sequence ATGAATAAGCAACAAAATAATCTACAAGACATATTTTTAAACAGTGCAAGAAAAAACAAAATGCCTGTAACAATATATCTTTCAACTGGGTTTCAAATAAATGGAACTGTAAAGGGCTTTGATAGTTTTACTGTTATTTTAGATTCTGAGGGTAAACAAATGCTTATATATAAACATGCAATAACCACTGTAACTCCAGAAAAACCAATTTTATTTGTAAATAATGAAAGCTAA
- the miaA gene encoding tRNA (adenosine(37)-N6)-dimethylallyltransferase MiaA: MKQKILVLGGPTAVGKTELSIRLAEKLNGEILSADSMQIYRKMDIGSAKVTKEEMRDIKHHMIDIVSPEEEFSVADFKNIGEKAIKEITTKEKLPMIVGGTGLYINSLTCNVTFTESEKDDEYRSYLESLAEANGNNYVHEMLKEIDEISYRDIHPNNRKRVIRALEVYKISGKPFSSYNAGNDFYKTDYDVFYYVLTMDREKLYDRINKRVDIMIENGLIDECIELKKLGYTSSMQSMQGIGYKEILYYLDKKISLDEAINLIKQGSRNYAKRQLTWFRRDPRCTFLDKDVLSDKEILSKIVDDITNN, translated from the coding sequence ATGAAACAAAAGATTTTAGTCCTTGGAGGTCCTACAGCTGTTGGGAAAACAGAACTTTCAATAAGACTTGCAGAAAAATTAAATGGAGAGATACTATCAGCAGATTCAATGCAAATATACAGGAAGATGGATATAGGTTCAGCTAAAGTTACAAAAGAAGAGATGAGAGATATTAAGCATCATATGATAGACATCGTTTCTCCAGAAGAGGAATTTTCAGTTGCAGATTTTAAAAATATAGGTGAAAAAGCAATAAAAGAAATTACAACTAAGGAAAAGCTTCCTATGATAGTTGGGGGAACAGGTCTTTATATAAATTCTTTAACTTGTAATGTTACTTTTACAGAATCTGAAAAAGATGATGAGTATAGATCTTATTTAGAATCATTGGCAGAAGCTAATGGAAATAACTATGTTCATGAAATGCTTAAAGAAATAGATGAAATAAGTTATAGAGATATACATCCTAATAATAGAAAAAGAGTAATAAGAGCTCTTGAAGTTTATAAAATTTCAGGAAAGCCATTTAGTTCATATAATGCAGGTAATGATTTCTATAAAACAGATTACGATGTGTTTTATTATGTATTAACTATGGATAGAGAAAAATTATATGATAGGATTAATAAAAGAGTGGATATTATGATTGAAAATGGGCTTATTGATGAGTGCATAGAATTAAAAAAACTTGGATATACTTCAAGTATGCAGTCTATGCAAGGAATCGGGTATAAAGAAATACTTTATTATTTAGATAAAAAAATATCATTAGATGAAGCTATTAATTTGATAAAGCAAGGTTCAAGAAATTATGCTAAGAGACAATTGACTTGGTTTAGAAGAGATCCTAGATGTACTTTTTTAGATAAGGATGTTTTATCTGATAAGGAAATATTAAGTAAAATTGTTGATGACATAACAAATAACTAG
- the mutL gene encoding DNA mismatch repair endonuclease MutL, whose amino-acid sequence MKRINILNEDTANKIAAGEVVERPASVVKELVENAIDANSKNILIEIEEGGSSLIRIIDDGDGIYKEDIEKAFLPHATSKIKESEDIYSINTLGFRGEALPSIASVARVNLKTKQETEECGYEITIEGGKFSEVTECGVNKGTIMEVRDLFFNVPARKKFLKTTSKESSLINDIITRIALSNPNISFKLFNNGKKIIHTYGNGNMKDVIRTIYGKSIVENVLYFEDTSDIATIYGYVGKEVIARGSRNNQSIFVNSRYIKNRSLGIAVEQAFKSFSTVSKFPFFILFIEIYPEYIDVNIHPTKSEVKFNDERFIFKKIFGAVHTSLKEEVFSTFSIPEEVNEGISKNANLNIEEITFKIEEEQEKVKFNTNHLSQKNIRSTQENNSINKHIYDEKHKIDTNIHNNIPLNVNIPVDLKSNHLKLEEDNNNSNKEVICDNNEASYTSDCNQYKNSCKDEKANESKSKTIGTSELLKEKIPKFPAIKIIGQYNKTYILGEYAGTLYMIDQHAAHEKIMFEKYLNDINCGDIIIQPLMIPTVIDLSMDDYSYFEENKDVFKEAGFTIEEFGGTSIALKEVPYFLGKLKPKNLFLEILDNLKNLGSGKTIEVKYNAIATKACKSAVKGNDSLDELEMVKLIEELRYIDDPFHCPHGRPTIIQFTSTDIDKKFRRIV is encoded by the coding sequence ATGAAAAGAATTAATATATTAAATGAAGATACAGCTAATAAAATTGCAGCAGGTGAAGTAGTAGAAAGACCAGCATCAGTAGTAAAGGAATTAGTTGAAAATGCCATAGATGCAAATTCTAAAAATATATTAATAGAAATAGAAGAGGGTGGAAGTTCTTTAATAAGAATTATTGATGATGGAGATGGGATTTACAAAGAAGATATAGAGAAAGCCTTTTTACCTCATGCCACAAGTAAGATAAAAGAGTCTGAAGATATATATAGTATTAACACATTAGGTTTTAGGGGAGAAGCTCTCCCATCCATCGCATCAGTAGCTAGAGTTAATTTGAAAACAAAACAAGAAACTGAAGAATGTGGATATGAAATTACAATAGAAGGTGGAAAATTTTCAGAAGTTACAGAATGTGGGGTTAATAAAGGAACTATAATGGAAGTAAGAGATTTATTTTTCAATGTTCCAGCAAGAAAAAAGTTCCTTAAAACAACTTCTAAAGAATCTTCTTTAATTAATGATATCATAACTAGAATAGCTTTATCTAACCCTAATATTAGTTTTAAACTATTTAATAATGGGAAAAAAATTATTCATACATATGGCAATGGCAATATGAAAGATGTTATAAGAACTATCTATGGTAAAAGTATAGTTGAAAATGTGTTATATTTTGAAGATACATCTGATATCGCTACTATTTATGGGTATGTAGGGAAAGAGGTAATTGCTAGAGGTTCTAGAAATAATCAAAGTATTTTTGTAAATAGCAGATATATAAAGAATAGAAGTTTAGGAATTGCAGTAGAGCAGGCATTTAAATCATTTTCTACTGTAAGTAAGTTTCCTTTCTTTATATTATTTATAGAAATATATCCTGAATATATAGATGTGAATATTCACCCAACTAAATCAGAAGTAAAATTCAATGATGAACGTTTTATTTTTAAAAAGATATTTGGTGCTGTTCATACATCTTTAAAGGAAGAAGTTTTTAGTACATTTTCAATACCTGAAGAAGTAAATGAAGGTATTAGTAAGAATGCTAACTTAAATATTGAAGAAATAACCTTTAAAATTGAAGAAGAACAAGAAAAAGTTAAGTTTAATACTAATCATTTGTCACAAAAGAACATACGTTCTACACAGGAGAATAATAGCATAAATAAGCATATTTATGATGAAAAACACAAAATAGACACTAATATTCATAATAATATTCCTTTAAATGTTAATATTCCAGTTGATTTAAAAAGTAATCACCTTAAATTAGAAGAAGATAATAATAATTCTAATAAAGAAGTGATTTGTGATAATAATGAAGCATCTTATACATCTGACTGTAATCAATATAAAAATAGTTGTAAAGATGAAAAAGCTAATGAAAGTAAATCAAAAACAATAGGCACATCAGAATTATTAAAAGAAAAAATTCCTAAGTTTCCTGCTATAAAAATTATTGGTCAATATAATAAAACTTATATATTAGGGGAGTATGCAGGAACTCTTTATATGATAGATCAACACGCAGCTCATGAAAAAATAATGTTTGAAAAGTATTTAAATGATATAAATTGTGGAGATATAATAATACAGCCACTTATGATACCAACAGTAATTGATTTAAGCATGGATGATTATTCGTATTTTGAAGAAAACAAAGATGTATTTAAAGAGGCTGGTTTTACTATTGAAGAGTTTGGTGGCACATCTATAGCATTAAAAGAAGTACCTTATTTTCTAGGTAAACTAAAACCTAAGAATTTATTTTTAGAAATATTAGATAATCTTAAAAATTTAGGATCAGGTAAAACTATTGAAGTTAAATATAATGCTATAGCAACTAAAGCATGTAAATCAGCAGTAAAAGGTAATGATTCTTTAGATGAGTTAGAGATGGTTAAATTAATAGAGGAATTACGATATATAGATGATCCTTTCCATTGTCCTCATGGAAGGCCAACTATTATTCAATTTACTAGTACAGATATAGATAAAAAATTTAGGAGGATTGTTTAA
- the treR gene encoding trehalose operon repressor, whose product MASKYFNIYSEIANKIENGIFKANDEISSESDLMKEYKVSRDTARKALILLKENGYIQKIKGRRSFVLDINKFDFPVSGVVSFKEIADKLGPNSKTKVEILECIHPNESMRKKLELNFDDKVWKIIRSRSIADERIILDKDYLVKKYVENITEEICEESIYKYIEDELGLKIAYAKKEITVQFATEEDKKYLDMKNFNMIVVVKSYTYLDDTSLFQYTESRHRPDKFKFVDFARRRK is encoded by the coding sequence ATGGCTAGCAAATATTTTAATATATATAGTGAAATTGCAAATAAAATAGAAAATGGAATATTTAAAGCAAATGATGAAATTTCTTCAGAAAGTGATCTTATGAAAGAATATAAAGTTTCTAGAGATACTGCAAGGAAGGCATTAATATTACTTAAGGAAAATGGTTATATACAAAAAATAAAAGGACGTCGTTCTTTCGTTTTAGACATAAATAAATTTGATTTTCCTGTGTCAGGTGTAGTTAGCTTTAAAGAAATTGCAGATAAACTAGGACCTAATTCTAAAACTAAAGTTGAAATTTTAGAATGTATTCATCCAAATGAAAGTATGCGTAAAAAACTAGAATTAAATTTTGATGATAAAGTTTGGAAGATAATAAGATCTAGAAGTATTGCAGATGAAAGAATAATCTTAGATAAGGATTATTTAGTAAAAAAATATGTTGAAAATATTACTGAAGAAATATGTGAAGAGTCTATTTATAAGTACATTGAGGATGAACTTGGATTAAAAATAGCTTATGCTAAAAAGGAAATAACTGTTCAATTTGCAACAGAAGAAGATAAAAAGTATTTAGATATGAAAAATTTTAATATGATTGTTGTTGTAAAAAGTTATACTTACTTAGATGATACAAGTCTATTTCAATATACGGAATCTAGACATAGACCAGATAAGTTTAAATTTGTAGATTTTGCAAGAAGACGTAAATAA